Proteins from one Microbacterium sp. Root553 genomic window:
- a CDS encoding DUF4352 domain-containing protein → MALALCVGLVACSAEATTDPSEGTKPAATSSASPDASPTVGTAPTPNAGSTDPDQPVVKVERAGQSEAPSVTADPADTDEPVEYGDDVSVRIDDVSFAAETSQGPGSFPGREYARLTLSIENGSSDPIDLGTSVLTVLDASGAAAVRVYAAEADTVDFAGALAPGDTATASYAFAIPADARDEVTVVVDFDGEHTSAVFRGGLD, encoded by the coding sequence GTGGCGCTGGCACTGTGCGTGGGTCTCGTGGCCTGTTCGGCCGAGGCGACGACGGATCCGTCCGAAGGGACGAAGCCGGCGGCGACGTCGTCGGCGTCGCCTGACGCCTCTCCGACCGTGGGCACCGCACCGACGCCGAACGCGGGATCGACCGATCCCGATCAGCCGGTCGTCAAGGTCGAGCGCGCAGGTCAGTCGGAGGCGCCGTCGGTGACGGCGGACCCCGCAGACACCGACGAGCCCGTCGAATACGGCGACGACGTGAGCGTCCGCATCGATGACGTCTCGTTCGCCGCCGAGACGTCGCAGGGGCCCGGCAGCTTTCCCGGCCGCGAATACGCGCGTCTGACGCTGTCGATCGAGAACGGCTCCTCCGACCCGATCGACCTGGGCACCTCGGTGCTCACCGTGCTCGACGCGAGCGGCGCCGCCGCGGTCCGCGTCTACGCCGCCGAGGCCGACACGGTCGACTTCGCCGGCGCCCTCGCCCCCGGCGACACCGCCACCGCGAGCTATGCGTTCGCCATACCCGCCGATGCCCGTGACGAGGTCACCGTCGTCGTCGACTTCGACGGCGAGCACACCTCCGCCGTCTTCCGCGGAGGGCTGGACTGA
- a CDS encoding LamG domain-containing protein — translation MTRTTRGTNRLRRVLATIATAATALATIAFVALPADSASADTPGQPETVTADVLPTWQINGVVWSQAVVGNTVYVTGSFTKARPPGVPVGGTGEIDANNVFAFDITTGNPVPNFSHSFDGQGLVVRATPDGKTVYFGGDFTTVDGQARAHVASFDVATGAMLDWAPRADGQVRGFAFAGDTVYVGGNFRSSGGQPRSELAAWNSTTKSLTAWAPSAAGDGFVWDMLTSPDSSRVIISGSFTTLNDASAYGMASIDAATGATLPWAATDRIKSAGLNGAISSLTTDGTQVYGTGYAFGAGASFEGTFAADPYSGQITWLNDCLGDTYASFPQGGVLYSVSHKHDCSVVGGFGDTNPRSRWQKALAESTTPTGVITQKDAYGWDFTGLPYTEQLNWYPDLEFGTYTSSRQAAWSVTGNANYVVLGGEFPKVNNVAQQGLVRFGKANVSPHAVGPVYNAGLTPSPYSNESGVVRVPFNSAWDRDNATITYDVFRSPSVKIATVTRTDGRFWNLPNISITDSGQTPGAQVRYQVRAKDADGNVQWSAWSPYVTVSGTPTSAYRAAVRSSGANHYWRLDEATGTRLSDDVGDAPGTASGLTLGTGGALQNESTAAITSAGGSSPKMTTQDVSAAPAAVTVEAWVKTTNTRGGRIVGFGDSATGTSTSGNTDRVLYLDTSGRANFAINDGSYRTVLSRSAVNDGNWHHLVGTVDSQGMQLFVDGKRVDRDQARTSPKIYNGFWRIGADQTNGFANKPTNAGLAGSIDDVAVYPTALSPADIRSHYLSSGRSAAWSAAPTDAYGAAVSTDKPDVYWRLNETAAGTIADSAAGGSTGNLGGTVTRGQTSAIGTGTATTFNGSNALVVAQESWNAPTTYSAELWFKTTTTRGGTLIGFGNTSSGLSTQYDRHVIMQNDGKIQFGSGQPQTTLLTPTAYNDGQWHHVVATQGASGMKLWLDTQLVGSNSMAASENYRGYWRIGGDKTWGSTSSNYIAATLDEVAVYPTALSEQSIRDHFAASGRTVPGRAPVAAFTSAANKLKLDVDASTSTDADGGPLTYAWNFGDGVLATGATASHTYSTGGTYTVTLKVTDSTSLVNVVSRSVTVVPNQAPTAAVSATAAHLDVAFDGSASADADGTIASYAWDFGDGATGTGATASHTYATAGEFTVTLTVTDDNGTTASTTRAVTTTLAPNQDPTAAFTTSTDLLAISTDATTSTDPDGTIQSYAWTFGDGATGTGVTAAHTYAGAGTYTVTLTVTDNRGGTSTLTHDVTVAPNQAPTAAFTTAATNLALSVNAGGSADPDGAIASYAWDFGDGSTGTGATATRTYTAGGTYTVTLTVTDDRGATATSTKTVTVTAAPQVWAQDAFTRTGTNGWGTATTTGGAWTTFPNTSTALSKFAVNGTGGTVSLSAGNNYTASLAGSTASTNTEERFTLAFSQPSTGGGFYFSAIARQIDSANDYRAKVRVASNGVVTLWLTKTTGGTETILTTTTVSGLSVTAADQLSVRFQATGTNPTTLKAKIWRTSAAEPAAWTATTTDATAALQAPGYVGVNSYLSSSATAVPVVYTYDDFWAGPAQ, via the coding sequence ATGACACGCACCACCCGCGGGACGAACCGTCTCCGCCGCGTGCTCGCCACGATCGCCACGGCGGCGACCGCACTGGCCACCATCGCCTTCGTCGCTCTGCCCGCCGACTCGGCGAGCGCCGATACGCCCGGCCAGCCGGAGACGGTCACGGCCGACGTGCTGCCCACCTGGCAGATCAACGGAGTCGTGTGGAGCCAGGCCGTCGTCGGCAACACCGTCTACGTCACCGGCAGCTTCACGAAGGCCCGCCCGCCGGGGGTCCCGGTCGGCGGCACGGGTGAGATCGATGCGAACAACGTGTTCGCGTTCGACATCACCACGGGCAACCCGGTGCCGAACTTCAGCCACTCGTTCGACGGACAGGGTCTCGTGGTCCGCGCGACCCCCGACGGCAAGACCGTCTACTTCGGTGGAGACTTCACCACGGTCGACGGACAGGCACGGGCCCACGTCGCCTCGTTCGACGTCGCCACCGGCGCGATGCTCGACTGGGCCCCGCGCGCCGACGGACAGGTCCGCGGGTTCGCCTTCGCCGGCGACACGGTCTACGTGGGCGGGAACTTCCGCTCCAGCGGCGGTCAGCCGCGCAGCGAACTGGCGGCATGGAACTCCACGACGAAGTCGCTCACCGCCTGGGCGCCCTCCGCCGCCGGCGACGGCTTCGTGTGGGACATGCTCACGAGCCCCGATTCCTCCCGCGTGATCATCAGCGGATCCTTCACCACGCTCAACGACGCGAGCGCGTACGGCATGGCCTCGATCGATGCCGCGACCGGTGCGACACTCCCCTGGGCCGCCACCGACCGCATCAAGTCCGCCGGCCTGAACGGTGCGATCTCGAGCCTCACCACCGACGGCACCCAGGTGTACGGCACCGGCTACGCGTTCGGCGCCGGTGCGTCGTTCGAGGGCACGTTCGCCGCCGATCCGTACTCGGGTCAGATCACCTGGCTCAACGACTGCCTCGGCGACACCTACGCGAGCTTCCCGCAGGGCGGGGTGCTGTACTCGGTCTCGCACAAGCACGACTGCAGCGTCGTCGGTGGATTCGGCGACACGAACCCGCGGTCGCGCTGGCAGAAGGCGCTCGCGGAGAGCACGACGCCCACCGGCGTGATCACGCAGAAGGACGCGTACGGCTGGGACTTCACGGGCCTGCCCTACACCGAGCAGCTGAACTGGTACCCGGACCTCGAGTTCGGCACGTACACCAGTTCCCGTCAGGCCGCGTGGTCGGTCACCGGCAACGCGAACTACGTCGTCCTCGGAGGCGAGTTCCCGAAGGTGAACAATGTGGCCCAGCAGGGTCTGGTGCGCTTCGGCAAGGCGAACGTCTCCCCGCACGCGGTCGGGCCCGTCTACAACGCCGGACTCACCCCCTCTCCGTACTCGAACGAGTCGGGCGTCGTGCGCGTTCCCTTCAACAGCGCGTGGGATCGCGACAACGCGACGATCACGTACGACGTGTTCCGCAGCCCCTCGGTCAAGATCGCCACGGTCACCCGCACCGACGGTCGGTTCTGGAACCTCCCGAACATCAGCATCACCGACAGCGGACAGACGCCGGGCGCGCAGGTGCGTTACCAGGTCAGGGCGAAGGATGCCGACGGCAACGTGCAGTGGAGCGCCTGGTCGCCCTACGTGACCGTGTCCGGCACACCCACCTCGGCCTACCGCGCTGCGGTCCGCTCGAGCGGGGCCAACCACTACTGGCGCCTCGACGAGGCGACCGGGACTCGCCTCTCCGACGACGTCGGCGACGCACCGGGCACCGCCAGCGGGCTGACCCTCGGAACGGGCGGCGCCCTGCAGAACGAGAGCACCGCTGCGATCACCTCCGCGGGCGGGAGCTCCCCGAAGATGACCACGCAGGATGTCAGCGCCGCGCCCGCGGCGGTCACCGTCGAGGCCTGGGTCAAGACGACCAACACCCGCGGCGGACGCATCGTCGGATTCGGCGACTCCGCGACGGGCACCTCGACATCGGGGAACACCGACCGCGTGCTCTACCTCGACACGTCGGGGCGCGCGAACTTCGCGATCAACGACGGTTCGTACCGCACGGTCCTCAGCCGCTCCGCGGTCAACGACGGCAACTGGCACCACCTCGTCGGCACGGTCGACAGTCAGGGCATGCAGCTGTTCGTCGACGGCAAGCGGGTCGACCGCGACCAGGCGCGCACGTCGCCGAAGATCTACAACGGCTTCTGGCGCATCGGCGCCGACCAGACGAACGGCTTCGCCAACAAGCCGACCAACGCCGGTCTCGCAGGTTCGATCGACGACGTCGCGGTCTACCCGACCGCGCTGAGCCCGGCGGACATCCGGTCGCACTACCTCTCCAGCGGGCGTTCCGCGGCCTGGAGCGCGGCGCCGACCGATGCGTACGGCGCTGCGGTGTCGACCGACAAGCCCGACGTGTACTGGCGTCTCAACGAGACCGCGGCGGGCACGATCGCCGACTCCGCGGCGGGCGGCTCGACCGGCAATCTCGGCGGCACGGTGACCCGTGGCCAGACGTCGGCGATCGGCACCGGTACCGCGACGACCTTCAACGGATCGAACGCTCTCGTGGTCGCCCAGGAGAGCTGGAACGCTCCGACGACGTACAGTGCCGAGCTGTGGTTCAAGACGACGACGACCAGGGGCGGCACACTGATCGGCTTCGGCAACACGTCGAGCGGTCTGAGCACGCAGTACGATCGGCACGTCATCATGCAGAACGACGGCAAGATCCAGTTCGGCAGCGGCCAGCCGCAGACCACGCTGCTCACGCCGACGGCGTACAACGACGGCCAGTGGCACCACGTGGTCGCCACGCAGGGCGCTTCCGGCATGAAGCTCTGGCTCGACACGCAGCTCGTAGGCAGCAACTCCATGGCTGCGTCCGAGAACTACCGCGGCTACTGGCGGATCGGGGGCGACAAGACCTGGGGCAGCACCTCCAGCAACTACATCGCCGCGACGCTCGACGAGGTCGCCGTGTATCCCACGGCGCTCTCCGAGCAGAGCATCCGCGATCACTTCGCCGCAAGCGGTCGCACCGTCCCCGGTCGGGCACCCGTCGCGGCCTTCACCTCCGCGGCGAACAAGCTGAAGCTCGACGTCGACGCGAGCACCTCGACGGACGCCGACGGCGGCCCCCTCACCTATGCGTGGAACTTCGGCGACGGCGTGCTCGCGACGGGCGCCACGGCCTCGCACACCTACAGCACGGGCGGTACCTACACGGTCACTCTCAAGGTCACCGACAGCACGTCGCTGGTCAACGTGGTGTCGCGATCGGTGACAGTGGTGCCGAACCAGGCGCCGACAGCGGCCGTCAGCGCGACGGCGGCTCACCTGGACGTCGCCTTCGACGGCTCGGCCTCGGCCGACGCCGACGGGACGATCGCGAGCTACGCCTGGGACTTCGGCGACGGAGCCACGGGCACGGGGGCGACCGCATCGCACACGTATGCCACCGCGGGCGAGTTCACGGTGACCCTGACGGTGACCGACGACAACGGGACGACCGCGAGCACGACCCGCGCGGTCACGACCACGCTGGCTCCGAACCAGGATCCGACGGCGGCCTTCACGACCTCGACGGACCTTCTCGCGATCAGCACCGACGCCACCACCTCCACCGATCCCGACGGCACCATCCAGTCGTACGCGTGGACCTTCGGCGACGGGGCGACCGGCACGGGGGTCACGGCCGCTCACACGTACGCGGGAGCGGGCACGTACACCGTGACGCTCACCGTGACGGACAACCGCGGCGGCACCTCCACGCTCACGCACGACGTCACCGTGGCTCCGAACCAGGCGCCGACCGCGGCCTTCACGACGGCGGCGACCAATCTCGCGCTGAGCGTGAACGCCGGCGGATCCGCCGACCCCGACGGGGCGATCGCCTCGTACGCCTGGGACTTCGGCGACGGCAGCACGGGTACGGGCGCCACGGCGACCCGCACCTACACGGCCGGTGGCACCTACACCGTCACTTTGACGGTCACGGACGACCGGGGCGCGACGGCCACTTCGACGAAGACGGTCACGGTCACCGCAGCTCCGCAGGTGTGGGCGCAGGACGCCTTCACCCGCACCGGGACCAACGGGTGGGGCACAGCGACGACCACGGGTGGCGCCTGGACGACGTTCCCGAACACCTCGACGGCACTGAGCAAGTTCGCGGTCAACGGCACCGGCGGGACCGTCTCGCTCTCGGCGGGGAACAACTACACCGCATCGTTGGCGGGCTCGACGGCGTCGACGAACACCGAGGAACGGTTCACGCTCGCGTTCTCCCAGCCCTCGACCGGCGGAGGATTCTACTTCTCGGCGATCGCACGTCAGATCGACAGCGCGAACGACTACCGAGCGAAGGTGCGTGTCGCCTCCAACGGCGTCGTGACGCTGTGGCTGACGAAGACCACCGGCGGCACCGAGACGATCCTCACGACGACCACGGTCAGCGGCCTCTCCGTCACGGCCGCGGACCAGCTGAGCGTGAGGTTCCAGGCGACCGGGACCAACCCGACCACGCTGAAGGCGAAGATCTGGCGCACGTCCGCCGCGGAACCCGCGGCATGGACGGCCACGACGACGGATGCCACCGCCGCCCTCCAGGCCCCCGGGTACGTGGGCGTGAACAGCTACCTGTCATCGAGCGCCACGGCGGTGCCCGTGGTGTACACGTACGACGACTTCTGGGCCGGCCCCGCGCAGTAG
- a CDS encoding right-handed parallel beta-helix repeat-containing protein: MRSRTLPLVASLSALLLSVATVSPVAAAEPADVVLLQDAMSRTVVKGLGAAATGTTYEVSSTASFSVANGRAKIGAVAAGATATARPVGITAADSTQSTVFTLPQLPKSGAGVYLSLQSRVTTGGFYQTQLRIDPKGVVLLETQRVNAGVQTTLGHTTVPELRVKAGMPFVLETRLSGSTAVAVDARVSAVGAKPTTWKLSVTDRSAKRLTASGRMGVRVYVSRSTPTLTTLFDDLRVTTKKATTPTPPTNPTNPTNPTNPTPPKPPTNPTPPTPPTPPTTPAGNAPAWNVTGARTGAGSAAVGTTTYPVPAGALFVSPTGKSAGTGTSAAPFASVQAAVDRAASGATLVLRAGSYAESVVVPSGKKITIQSYPGEAVWFDGATTLKNWQSSGGRWFSADWKYDFDSTPSFTRGESDGTAAGWKWLNPAYPMAAHPEQVWIDGVAQAEVASLAALKAGTFFTDVAADRLYLGSDPTGRTVRTSTLTKALSLRGEGAVVRGIGVRNYATSVWMMGAVTVEAPRATLENVVIYDTATTGLFVGAANATIRDVTLARNGLMGLGANYADALVIDDLLSLENNAEHFNTAPVSGGVKITKSRGVTVTDSAMLRNDGPGLWLDQSVYDVRIAGSDFVENRGAGAFLELSNKIDFVNNLVLRNVGNGVKINNTGAVNLWNNTIIGGDRAVNIVQDSRSSTDAAVPGHNSRRPFPDATMPWLIRDISIGNNVIGESSGNCTVCIEDYTHRYTPAELRISSDGNVIQRNSASAPTWFVVWSRGTANVDPYVFTTWQSYRSTTGQDANSTAVEGRPVTDSSGRLLAGVTAATRGLPGIVASILGSSTPTIGARFP, encoded by the coding sequence ATGCGTTCACGTACCCTCCCGCTCGTCGCATCGCTGTCCGCACTCCTTCTGTCCGTCGCGACCGTGTCCCCCGTCGCGGCCGCTGAGCCGGCCGACGTCGTCCTCCTGCAGGACGCCATGAGTCGTACGGTCGTCAAGGGCCTCGGCGCCGCGGCGACCGGCACCACGTACGAGGTGTCCAGCACGGCATCCTTCTCGGTCGCCAATGGCAGGGCGAAGATCGGAGCGGTGGCGGCCGGCGCCACAGCGACGGCCCGCCCGGTCGGGATCACGGCCGCGGATTCCACGCAATCGACGGTCTTCACGCTGCCGCAGCTGCCCAAGTCGGGTGCCGGCGTCTATCTCAGTCTGCAGTCGCGAGTGACCACCGGCGGCTTCTATCAGACGCAGCTCCGCATCGATCCGAAGGGCGTCGTGCTGCTCGAGACGCAGCGCGTCAACGCGGGCGTGCAGACGACGCTCGGGCACACCACCGTGCCGGAGCTGCGCGTCAAGGCGGGCATGCCGTTCGTGCTCGAGACCCGGCTCTCGGGGTCGACGGCCGTCGCCGTCGATGCGCGCGTGAGTGCGGTCGGCGCGAAACCCACCACCTGGAAGCTCTCCGTCACGGATCGCTCTGCGAAGCGCCTCACCGCCAGCGGGCGGATGGGGGTTCGCGTGTACGTGTCGCGAAGCACGCCGACCCTCACGACGCTGTTCGACGATCTGCGGGTGACGACGAAGAAGGCGACGACGCCGACGCCTCCGACCAACCCCACCAACCCGACCAACCCCACCAACCCGACACCGCCGAAACCGCCGACCAACCCGACTCCGCCGACTCCGCCGACTCCGCCGACGACTCCCGCCGGCAACGCTCCGGCGTGGAACGTGACGGGCGCGCGAACCGGAGCGGGATCCGCGGCGGTGGGCACGACGACGTACCCCGTGCCCGCGGGCGCGCTGTTCGTGAGCCCGACCGGCAAGTCCGCCGGCACCGGTACATCGGCGGCGCCGTTCGCGTCGGTGCAGGCGGCGGTCGACCGGGCCGCCTCCGGAGCGACGCTCGTCCTGCGGGCGGGCTCGTATGCCGAGTCGGTGGTGGTCCCCTCCGGCAAGAAGATCACGATCCAGTCGTACCCCGGTGAGGCCGTCTGGTTCGACGGCGCCACGACGCTGAAGAACTGGCAGTCCTCCGGTGGTCGCTGGTTCAGCGCCGACTGGAAGTACGACTTCGATTCGACGCCGTCCTTCACCCGGGGCGAGTCCGACGGCACCGCCGCCGGGTGGAAGTGGCTGAACCCGGCGTACCCGATGGCCGCCCACCCCGAGCAGGTGTGGATCGACGGCGTCGCCCAGGCCGAGGTCGCGTCGCTCGCAGCGCTCAAGGCCGGCACGTTCTTCACCGATGTCGCAGCCGACCGACTGTACCTCGGCAGCGATCCGACCGGTCGCACGGTACGCACCTCCACCCTCACGAAGGCGCTGTCGTTGCGCGGCGAGGGTGCGGTCGTGCGCGGGATCGGCGTGCGCAACTACGCGACGTCGGTCTGGATGATGGGTGCGGTCACCGTGGAAGCGCCGCGGGCGACCCTCGAGAACGTCGTCATCTACGACACCGCGACGACCGGGCTCTTCGTGGGTGCCGCGAACGCGACGATCCGTGATGTCACCCTGGCGCGGAACGGCCTCATGGGTCTCGGAGCGAACTACGCCGACGCCCTCGTCATCGACGATCTGCTCTCCCTCGAGAACAATGCGGAGCACTTCAACACCGCACCCGTCTCGGGGGGCGTCAAGATCACGAAGTCGCGTGGCGTCACCGTCACCGATTCCGCCATGCTCCGCAACGACGGACCGGGACTCTGGCTCGACCAGTCGGTGTACGACGTGCGGATCGCGGGTTCCGACTTCGTGGAGAACAGGGGAGCGGGAGCGTTCCTCGAGCTCTCGAACAAGATCGACTTCGTGAACAACCTGGTGCTGCGCAACGTCGGCAACGGCGTCAAGATCAACAACACCGGCGCTGTGAACCTCTGGAACAACACGATCATCGGCGGCGATCGCGCGGTCAACATCGTGCAGGACAGCCGCAGCTCGACGGATGCGGCTGTGCCGGGTCACAACTCGCGACGTCCGTTCCCGGACGCGACGATGCCCTGGCTCATCCGCGACATCTCGATCGGCAACAACGTGATCGGCGAGAGCTCGGGCAACTGCACGGTGTGCATCGAGGACTACACCCACCGGTACACTCCCGCCGAGCTCAGGATCAGCTCGGACGGCAACGTGATCCAGCGCAACAGCGCCAGCGCACCGACCTGGTTCGTCGTGTGGTCGCGCGGCACCGCCAACGTGGACCCCTATGTGTTCACCACCTGGCAGAGCTACCGCTCCACGACCGGACAGGATGCGAACTCGACGGCCGTCGAGGGGCGACCGGTCACCGACTCCTCCGGGCGACTGCTCGCGGGAGTCACGGCGGCGACCCGTGGTCTCCCGGGCATCGTCGCGAGCATCCTCGGCTCTTCGACGCCGACGATCGGGGCGCGGTTCCCCTGA
- a CDS encoding CDP-alcohol phosphatidyltransferase family protein has protein sequence MGRVIAAAAYTVGLTPNQVSLISAAFTFTGIVLLATVPPSIVLGVVVWLLLAIGYAWDSADGQVARLRGGGSLAGEWLDHVLDSTKLVALPIAVAIGWYRFFPLTSELWLLVPLGFAVVSTVTFFGMILNDLLRGKRGVPQAAESGGFSLVRSLLGLPTDYGVLCVAFVFWGWAPGFVVVYSLLALAALLYLAAALAVWFRKMSALG, from the coding sequence GTGGGGCGTGTGATCGCGGCCGCGGCGTACACGGTCGGGCTCACGCCCAATCAGGTCTCGCTGATCAGCGCGGCGTTCACCTTCACCGGGATCGTCCTGCTGGCCACGGTCCCGCCGTCGATCGTCCTGGGCGTCGTGGTGTGGCTGCTGCTCGCGATCGGCTACGCCTGGGACAGCGCCGACGGACAGGTGGCTCGGCTGCGCGGCGGGGGCTCTCTCGCGGGGGAGTGGCTCGATCACGTGCTGGATTCCACGAAGCTCGTGGCTCTGCCGATCGCCGTGGCCATCGGCTGGTACCGGTTCTTCCCGTTGACCTCCGAACTCTGGCTGCTGGTTCCGCTGGGGTTCGCGGTGGTCTCGACCGTGACCTTCTTCGGGATGATCCTCAACGATCTGCTCCGCGGCAAGCGAGGTGTCCCGCAGGCGGCGGAGTCAGGCGGCTTCTCGCTCGTCAGGTCGCTGCTCGGACTGCCCACGGACTACGGCGTCCTCTGCGTCGCCTTCGTGTTCTGGGGATGGGCGCCGGGGTTCGTGGTGGTCTACAGCCTGCTCGCCCTCGCTGCGCTCCTGTATCTGGCGGCGGCGCTCGCGGTGTGGTTCCGCAAGATGTCCGCGCTCGGCTGA